A region of the Blattabacterium cuenoti genome:
CTTTTAAAATTTTCTTCTGGACGAAACAAAAAAATTTCTTCATTTTTATCTTTATAAGCTTTCATTCCTTCGAAAACCGCCTGTCCATAATGAAATACAAGAGATTTTGGAGAAAGGTTTATATTTTCGAATGGTTTAATGATTGAATTCTTCCATTCTCCGTTTCTAAACTCTGAACAAAACATGTGATCCGAACAATGATTTCCAAAAGAAATATTGTTAAAATCTATCTCATCTATCCTAGAATGTAAGGTTTTTTCTATTTTCATAACGTAAAAAAAACTTTATCTTTATTAAGATACCAAAGGTAATGAATAATAAATATTTTATTTTTTTTTAAAAAAAATATTAATAATCATAAATTTTCTAACTATCCTGCATAATTTTTAATACTTTTTCTACAATATTTTCAACAGATGGTTTTGAAAAATAATCTCCATCAGATCCATATGGAGGACGATGCTCTTGAGCCGTAATTGTAATAGGAGGATTATCTAAATAATAGTATCCGTTTTGTTCTTCTAATATTTTTTGGAGTATATAAGCAGAAGCCCCTCCTGGAACATCTTCATCTATAATTAATAATCTATTTGTTTTTCTTAAGCTTTTTCCAATATTCTTTTGAAGATCAAAAGGCAATAGAGATTGAATATCAATGATTTCAGGATCAATATTTATTTTAGATAATTCTTCTGCGGCCTCATGGACAATTCTCCATGTAGAACCATAAGTAACAATTGTAATATCTTTTCCTATTTTAGTCACTTCTGCTATTCCAATAGGAGTTCTAAAATAACCTAAGTTTTCCGGAAGTTTTTCCTTTATTCTATAACCATTTAGACATTCAATCACTAAAGCTGGATCATCTCCAGCTAGAAGAGTATTATAAAAGCCTGCAGCTTTTACCATATTTCTTGGAACAAGTACAAAAATCCCTCTTAAATAATTGATGATACCTCCCATAGGAGAACCAGAATGCCATATTCCTTCTAAACGATGTCCTCTTGTTCGAATAATAACGGGAGATTTTTGCCCTCCTTTTGTTCTGTATTGCAAACAAGCCAGATCATCACTCATAATTTGCAAAGCATACAGAATATAATCTAAATATTGAATTTCAACTATAGGACGAAGTCCACGCAAAGCAAGACCAATTCCCTGTCCAAGAATAGTAGATTCACGTATTCCCGTATCGAAAACTCGTGATTCTCCATATTTTTTTTGAAGACCTTCTAATCCTTGATTTACGTCTCCAATTTTACCGACATCTTCTCCAAAGATTAAAAGATCTGGGTATAATTCTAATAACTTATCAAAATTCTCTCTTAAAACGATTCTTCCGTCTACTTCACAACAATTTTTCTTATTATATACAGGAAAAACTTCGGTAATTTTTACGGAAGCTTTTTCAGAAATGCTATATAAATGTGAAGAATAATTCTCTTTTTCTTCATGGTATTTTTTTTTAAACCATTTTATCAGACATTCTTTCTGATAAGATTCTTCTTTCGACAGAAGATACAAAGATCTTCTGACAACACTAAAAATGGATCTTTTCGTATGTAACTGTTTGATAGTAAGCAATTCTTTGACAGAATTTTTTATCCATTTCTTACGTGGAAATGCATATTGCAATTTTTGCAAAATCCGAATAGCTTCATTTTTTATTTTTTCAATAGGCTTTTGAAACGCTTCCCAAGCTTTTCTTTGTTCTTGAAGAACATATTCTTTGGCTTCTACATCTATTTTATTCATAGAATCTCCATTTGCAATCTTTTTAAAAAAGCCAGTGTCTGTTTTAAACTGAAAATTCAAAATCCAATCCCTAAATTTTTTGATTCCATCATTTTTCATTTCCCATTCTAAACGCTCTTTAGATTTATATCGTTCATGTGACGAAGAGGTAGAATGTCCTTGTGGTTGGGTAAGATTCGTCACATGAATGATAACTGGAATATGTTCATGACGAGCTATTTGATCTGCTTGAACATACGTTTTTGTAAGATCCATGTAATTGGATCCATTTACACGAAGAATTTCTATCCCATTTTCTTCTTTATTTCTCTGAAAACCTGATAAAAGATCGCTAATATTTCGTTTTGAAAATTGATACTTATTAGGAACGGATATTCCATACTCATCATCCCAAATAGAAAGGATAATAGGTATTTGTAATACGGAAGCTGCATTCACGGTTTCCCAAAACAACCCTTCAGAAATGCTGGCATTTCCAATAGTTCCAAAAGCGACTTCATTTCCATTATGAGAAAACATTTTATGTGTTTTCTTCAAATTTTTTAATTTCTTATAAATTTTAGAAGCTTGAGCCAGACCTAATAGTCTTGGCATTTGTCCAGCTGTAGAAGAAATATCTGCACTAGAGTTTTTTTGGGTGATGAGGTTTTTCCAACTTCCATCTTTGTTCAGAAGACGTGTTCCAAAATGAGAAGTCATCATTCTACCAGAAGAAACAGGTTCTGCTTCTAAATCAGAATGCGCATATAATTGAGAAAAAAAACTTCTTACATTTAAAACTCCAATAGCCATCATAAAAGTTTGATCTCTATAATATCCAGATCTAAAGTCACCATTTTTAAAAACTTTAGCCATAGCTAGTTGAGGAATTTCTTTTCCATCTCCAAATATTCCGAATTTAGCTCTTCCATTTAAGACTTCTTTACGACCTAAAAGACTTGTTTCACGACTGATTCTTGCTAATTTATAATCAGTCAAAATCATTTTTCGAAACAAATCGAAAGAGGTTTTCCCATCATTTATCTCCATTCCATATTTTATACTATTTGTATTCATTAAATACTAATTTTTTTTTTATGAAAATACAGTTTTCAGATTCTTATAAAAGAAAAAATAAAGTTTATTTTTAATATATTGCTTAATAAAGAAAAAAAATGATCTCTCACATGATGGGAAAAATCACATTGGCTATCATAAAGCCTGATTCTGTTGAAAAAGGATATATAGGGCCTATTTTGTTTCATATAGTCAATGCAGGATTTCATATTATGGCACTTAAAATGACGGATCTCTCTAAAAGATCTGCAAAAAAATTTTATGCAGAACATAAAAAAAGTCTTTTTTTCGATTCTTTAGTGAACTTTATGTCTTCCGGACCAATAGTCTCTATTATTCTAGAAAAAGAAAATGCAGTAGAAGATTTTAGAATTTTAATAGGAGATACAAATCCCATTCATGCAGCTGAAGGGACTATACGAAAGTTATATGCAAGTTCTTTAGAAAAAAATGCGATTCATGGATCAGATAGTAATCAAAATGCTGTTAGAGAATGTCTATTTTATTTCTCTCATCGAGAAATTTACTGGTAATTCAACTTCATTTCAAAAATTTGTATTTTGTATAATTAAAATTATAAAATGAAAAAAAGTTTTTTAATTATTATTTCCACTATATTCATCTTAATATTTGTAATCAGTTTATGGATAACTGAAACATATAATCAACTAGTCAAATTGAATGAAAAGATAAAAACACAATGGAGTCAAGTGGAAAACGTTTATCAAAGACGAGCAGACTTAATTCCAAACTTAGTAAAAACGGTAAAAGGATCTGCTAATTTTGAAAAAAACACTCTGAATCAAGTCATAGAAGCAAGAACAAAAACCACTTCCATGAATATCAATCCCAATAATTTAAATCAAGATCAAATAAGCAAGTTTCAAAGAGCGCAAGAAGGATTACAAAGTTCTCTTAGCAGATTATTATTAATTGTAGAAAATTATCCTCATTTAAAATCAACACAAAATTTTTTAGAATTACAAAATCAATTAGAAGGAACAGAAAATCGTATTAATGTGGAAAGGAACCGTTTTAATGATCAAGTCAATCATTTTAATACTTATAGAAATAAATTTCCAAAAATTATCATCGCGAATTTTTTTCCTCAATTTAGAGAAAAAGGATATTTCAAATCTCAAATAGAATCAGAAAAAGCTCCTATTATAAATTTTCAGGATTAAAAAAAATGGAAAAAAAATTTTAGATGAAAAAAATTCTAAAAGAGATTAGTAAAATTTTACTCATTTTACTAATTTTCACAAATTTCGTACAAGGACAATTAAATATTCCGGATAATCCAAAAAAAATATATCCCGTTTACGACTATGCAGGAGTTTTATCCCACCCTCAAATACAAAAATTAAATGAAAGACTCATTCAATATTCAAAAAAAACCTCTACAGAAATTTTAATTTCTATTGTTCCAGATCTTTATGGAGAAGATCCAAATTTTTTAGCTTCTAAATGGGGGAATAAATGGCATATTGGAAAAAAATATAAAAACAATGGAATTATCATATTATTATCTATTAACGATAAAAAAATCTCCATTCAAAATGGATACGGAATAGAACCCTACTTGACCGATTTTACCACTCGACGACTCATCCAAAAAATAAAACCTCTTTTAAAAAAAAATCTATACTATGAAGCTATAGATATCAGTCTGAAAGAAATATTCAGAACCATGAAAAATGAATATATAAACAAGGAAAACAAAAAAAATCATTTTTCCAAATGGAATTTGGCTTTTTCTATTAGTGTTTTTTTGATTATGTTTTTTTTCTTATATAAAAAAGTAATCGACCCAACATCATTATTAAATATATTATTTTTAACGAATATTACGAATCTTATAAAAAAATCTTCCGATAATGAAGATAGTTTTGACGGATTCGGAGAAGGTGGAAATTTTGGAGGTGGTGGATCATGCGAAAACTGGTGATCTAATCTAAATTTTTATTTTTTCTTTTTAAGAATTCTTCAAGATGAACTATTTTTTTCAAAGTATCACTTTCTTTCTTTTTTTCCTTTAAAAGGATTTCTTTTGGAACAGATTTCACATATTTATTGTTGGATAAATTCTTCCGGATCATAGATAATAAATTATAAAAATATTGAATTTTTTTTTCAATTTGAATAAGATCTATTTTATTAGAAGAATACTTTCTATCTAAATAAAGAAAATATTTATCCGTTCCTAAAAAAAAGGAAAAAAATTGTTCTTTTTTAGGTTTTTTTAAAACATGAATGATTTGAGATAAATTTGCTAATTTTAATATTATAGAATGGTATTCTTTCTCTATTCCTTCTTTCATGTAAAAGAAAACTAAACTTTTTTTATAAGGAATATTCATTTTATTTCTTATAGAACGTATTTGAGATATAATTTGAACTGCCTTTTCAAAAGAAACTAAAATTTTCTGATTATAGGATTTTTTTTTAGGCCAAGAAGAAATAATTAAAGCTTCTTCTCTTGTTCTTTTTTGAAGAAGACTCCAAATTTCTTCGGAAAGAAAAGGCATATATGGATGTAATAGTTTTAACACATTCTCAAACCACTTAATTGTATTTGAATAGACTGGTTTCGATATCCCTTTTCCAAAAACAGGTTTAATAATTTCAAGAAACCAAGAACAAAAATCATTCCAAATTAACTTATATAAAATCATCAATGATTCATCAAATTTATATTGATGAAAATTTTTTTCAAAAATTTCTAAAACATGATAAAAACGATTTTCAAACCATCTAATAGCCTTTTTAGATGCTTCAGGAAAATCTTTATTTTTTTCTTCTATTTTCCAACTTTTTATCAAACGAAAAGCATTCCATATCTTATTAGAAAAATTTCTTCCTAGTAAACAGATATTTTCCTCAAAATGAAAATCTTTTCCTGCACTAGCTCTTAGCATAATCCCCATACGAACAGCATCTGCTCCATATTTTTCAATTAAATCTACAGGATTTGGAGAATTATTTAGAGATTTAGATATTTTCTGATTTTTATCATCTCTTACTATTCCAGTAAAAAAAACCCTTTTAAATGGTTTTTGTTTTCTGAAAAAAAAACCAGCCATAATCATACGCGAAACCCAAAAAAACAAGATATCTGAACCTGTAACTAAATCTTCAGTAGGATAGTAATAAGATATTTCTCGATTATGAGGATGAATAATTCCATCAAAAACAGACATAGGTAAGATCCAGGAAGAAAACCATGTATCTAAAACATCTGATTCTTGTCTAATTTCATTTTCCTTTAAATGAGGATCATGACTCTTAATTTTCGCTTTTATTAAGGCTTGTTCCAAATTTTCTGCTACTACAAAATCATTTTTTGAATTTCCATAATAATAAACTGGGATACGATGTCCCCACCACAATTGTCTAGATATATTCCAATCACGAATTTTATCCATCCACTGAAAATAAATTTTTTTAAATTTACTTGGATAAAATTGGATTTCTCCATTTTTAACTGCTTCTACAGCAGGAATAGACATTTTTTTCATCTTTAGAAACCATTGAAGAGACAATTTTTGTTCTACTACGGTTTTTGTTCTTTCTGAGAATCCAATTTTTTGATTAAAGTTATCTACCTTAGACAAAACTTCTAAGCTAGATAACTCTTTGATTATATTTTTCCTCACTTCAAAACGATCCATTCCTTGATAATGAAGACATTTTTCATTGAGAGTTGCATCCTCATTGAAAATGTCAATTATCTCTAAATGATATGTATCAGCAATAGCTTTATCATTGATGTCATGAGCTGGAGTGATTTTTAAACATCCTGATCCAAAAGATGGATCTACGTATGAATCTTGAATAATAGGTATCAATCGATTGATTATTGGGATTCTTGCGTATTTTCCCTTTAAATGAAAATAACGATTGTCATCTGGATGGAAACAAATAGCTGTATCCCCAAACATGGTTTCAGGACGAGTCGTAGCAATAGTCACAAAATATTTTTCCCCTTCTATTGGATATTTTATATAAAAAAGTTTTCCTTTTTGTTCTCGATAGAAGACTTCTTCATCCGAAATAGTCGTTTTAGCTTCTGGATCCCAATTTACTACACGATAACCCCTGTATATATATCCCTGATTATATAAATCTATAAAAACTTCTGTAACAGATTTGGATAATTTATTGTTCATAGTAAATTGAACACGGTTCCAATCACAAGAACACCCCAATTTTTTTAGTTGATTTAAAATAATGTTCTTATGTTTTTCAGACCATTCCGAAACATGTGATAAAAATTTCTCTCTTCCTATAAGAATTTTAGACAATCCTTTTTCCTTTAATTGATGAACTACTTTTGCTTCTGTGGCAATAGAAGCATGATCCATCCCAGGAATCCAACAAGGATTGTATCCTTTCATTCTTGCATATCTAATCAATATGTCCTGTATAGTATTATTCAAAATATGTCCAATATGAAGAACTCCAGTAATATTAGGAGGCGGCATCAAAATTGTATAAGGGGCCTTCTTTCCCGGTAAAGAAAAAAAGTAATTTTCATTCATCCAATGATGATAGATTCTTTTTTCTACAGATTTTGGATCATATTTAATTGGAATATCCATAAATTTAAAAATATAAAAAAAAATGAAAATTATACTAATTTCTGCTATTTCTAGCAATGGCTTTATAGGAAAAAATAATCAATTAATGTGGCATTTACCAAATGATTTAAAACGTTTCAAAAATATGACTTTTGGAGAAACCATTCTGATGGGTCGGAAAACTTTTGAATCCATTGGGAAAATTCTTCCAGGAAGAAGAAATATTATACTCACAAAAAAAAATAAAATACATTTTTTTTCCTCGAATAAGACTAATCCTTGCGGAACTTTTGAAGTTTATTCTTCTTTGAAACAAGTTTATGACTTAAATTATAAAAAAATATTTGTGATAGGAGGAGAAGAAATCTATACTTCTACTATAGATAAAGCTCATATCATAGAATTAACTGTAATTCACAAAAAATTTTACGGAGATGCAAAATTTCCAAAAATTTCTCTTAGGAAGTGGAAAAAAAAATATGAATTTTTTCATGAAAAAGATAAACATCATTTATATAATTACAGTTTTATACAATATGAAAGAAAAGACTAATTATTTATTCTCTTCTATCTAGTTCTTTTTTGATCCTGGCCGCCAGTTCGTAACATTCATTTACAACTGCATGATTTAATAAAACGTTCAGATCTCTTTCTGTCATTTTTTCTAAATCTTTTTGACTGTTTTCTTTTTTAAAAGAAAGTTGAACAGAATTTTCAATCCCTCCTTCTGAAGAGGTCTCATTTTCTTTATTTTCGATAGGAAATCCATTTTCAAAATAAATTCCAGCCTTATCAAATATTTCTTTTGTAGTATAAATGGGAGCTTGAAATCGCACAGCTAAAGCTACCGCATCGGATGTTTTGGAATCTATTTTATGTTCTTTATTTTCTCCTTCAAACAGGATATAAGAAAAAAATATTCCATTGAGTAATTTATATATAACAACTGCTTTTAACTTTATATGAAATGCTTTCGAAAAAGTGATAAATAGATCATGTGTAAAAGATCTAGATGGATCTCTTTTTCCTAGAGCATAAGCAATAGATTGAGCCTGCAAACTCTCTATGATAATAGGAAGTTTTATTCTTCCAGATTCTTCTTCCAGTAATAAAACATATATTCCAGATTGTATTTGACTTAAGGAGATTCCACGTATAGCTAATCTGATAAGTTGTTCCATAGAATAGAAAAAATATATATCACCAAATATACTAAATTTGGAAGTAAATTTTATGGATTTTAAAAATAGGAATATATAAAATTCTTTGTAAAAATTGTTGCTAGATGTAATAATTTTTTTTATATATTTAAGATTCAAGAATCCTAATCGTATACTGTAACTATGCAACTATTTAAAATTTTTATTATGAATACTTCTATTAGATTTCTAATTCCAACAATTTTTCTATCGTTAGGAGTTTTTCTCGTCTCCTGTAATGATGAGATCACTTCTGTTGATGAATCTGTAAATAAAAAAAAAACAGAAGATTCCCCTTTTATTCCTCCTCCTACAGGTCCTTCTTTTGCTAGCTCTAATCCAATAACTCCGACCCCCCCCGCACCCACTCCTCAGAAGCCTCATTTTATTCCTACTGATCCTCCTTCTAATGGAGATAAACCTTCTTCTTCGGTTTCTACTGCTCATTTTTATTCCGAAGATTTGTCTAAAAGAATAAAAGAGATCGGTGAAAAAATAGAAAGATTAGAAAAAGAAAGCGAGTTTCATCATCATGACTTCTATCAGATGGTTGGGGTACAAAAAGGATTATTGAATGAAGTGAAAAGAAAAAAAACGGTCATGAAATCTAAACCTTATGGTTCAGCAGAACACATACAAGCTCGAAAAGAATTTGAAGATCAAAAACAATTAGGAAAAGAAAGATTAAAAATACTTAAAGAAAAAAATTTATTTTTGAGTCAACTAACTAAATCTATAACAGAGGCTAAAAATGAACAACTTGCTCTTCAAAAAATGCAAGAAGATTTCCTTCAAAAAAAAAATAATTTAACTAACACAGAGGAAAAAAAGAACTGATTGATTGATTATATCAAATTAAAAAACGGAAAAGCGAAGATATTAGATTAGGCTTCCTTTTCCGTTATTATTTTATAACAGTTGAGAACTTTTACATTATGATGAAAGAAAAAACTTTTCGTGAAGTCCTAGCAGAAGCTATGAGTGAAGAAATGAGAAGAGATAAGGCGGTCTACCTTATGGGAGAAGAAGTGGCTCAATATAATGGAGCTTATAAAGCTTCCAAAGGAATGCTTGAAGAATTTGGCCCAAAAAGAGTTATCGATACACCTATATCAGAATTAGGATTTTCTGGAATAGGAGTAGGTTCTGCCATGAACGGATGCAGACCTATTATTGAATTTATGACTTTTAATTTCTCTTTAGTCGCCATGGACCAAATTATTAATAATGCGGCAAAAATCCGTTATATGAGTGGGGGGCAATGGAATATTCCTATTGTTTTTAGAGGTCCTACTGGATCTGCTGGACAATTAGGAGCTACGCATTCTCAATCTTTTGAAAGTTGGTATGCTAGTTGTCCTGGATTAAAAGTAGTAATTCCATGTAATCCATATGATGCTAAAGGACTTTTAAAATCCGCTATAAGAGATAACAATCCCGTAATTTTTATGGAATCTGAACAAATGTATGGGGATAAAATGATGATTCCAGAAGAAGAATATATTCTTCCTATTGGAAAAGCTGAAGTAAAAAAAGAAGGAACAGATATTAGTTTAGTTTCTTTTGGAAAGATAATGAAAATGGCCTTAAACATTGCCAATAAATTAGATCGAGAAAACATCAGTGTAGAAGTCATAGATATTCGGACTATTCGTCCGTTAGATTATGAGTCTATACTTTTTTCTGTGAAAAAAACTAATCGTTTAGTGATTTTAGAGGAATCCTGGCCTTTTTCTTCAATAGCTTCTGAAGTCTCTTATGTTATACAAAAAAAAGCGTTTGACTACTTGGATGCGCCTATCAGTAGAATTACTCTACTTGATACTCCTGCACCTTATTCTTCTAATTTAATTAAAGCTTGGTTTCCAAATGAAGAAAAAATAATAAAGACTATAAAAGAAACCCTTTACATTATCTAATTAATACACAGCTTGAACTATCTGATAAATATTTTCTGGTTTGTCCATGGTGTAATAATGGATCACTTCAACTCCAGAATCTTTTAGTTCTTTAGATTGTTGGATCGCCCATTCAATTCCAATATGAGAAACCATTTTTTTATCTTTTACTTTTTCAATTTCTTTCACTAATTCATGAGGAATATTTAAATAAAAACGAGAAGGAAGACTATTTAACTGTTTTTTAGAAGAAATTGGTTTAATTCCAGGTATGATAGGTACATCCACTCCTTCTGATCTACATTTTTTTACAAAAGAAAAGTATTTTTTATTATCAAAAAACATTTGAGTGACAATATAATTAGCTCCTGCTTCCACTTTTTTCTTTAAAAAAAACAAATCACTTTCCATATTTGGCGCTTCTAAATGTTTTTCTGGATATCCAGCTATTCCAATACAAAAATCAAATAATGGAGAATCTTTTTGTTCGAAAGTATTATCAAGGTACTTCCCCATGTTCAAGTTTTGAACTTGTTCAACCAATTCTACAGCATATTGATGACCGTTTTTTTTCGAAAAAAAACTCTTTTCAGATTTTAAAGGATCTCCTCGAAGAACTAAAACATTGTCTATTCCTAAAAAATTTAGATCTATTAAAGCATTTTCCGTCATTTGTCTATTGAATCCACCACAAATGAGGTGTGGAACCGCATCTATTCCATATTTATTCATAATAGCCGCACAAATTCCTACAGTTCCTGGACGTCTTGAAATAGTTTTTCTTTGTAAAAGTCCATTTTCTTTTTCTACATAAATAAATTCCTCACGATGATATGTGACATCAATAAAAGGAGGATTAAATTCCATTAGAGGATCTAATGTAGAAAAAATATCTTTGATGTCATGTCCTCTTAAAGGAGGTAGTATTTCAAAAGAAAATAAACTCTTTTTAGCTTTAGCTATATGATCAGTTACTTTCATTTTTTTATTTAATATTATCAAATCCTGTATAAGGAACTAAGACCTTAGGAATATTAATTTGATTGACTGTTTGATTATTTTCTAATAAAGCTGCCATAATCCTTGGTAAAGCCAAAGCACTTCCATTAAGAGTATGACATAATTCTATTTTTCCTGTCATGTTTTTGTATCTAAGATTTAATCTATTAGATTGAAAATTAGTACAATTAGAAATTGAACTAACTTCTAACCATTTTTTTTGTGCCATAGAATACACTTCAAAATCATAAGTTATTGCAGAAGCAAATCCTAAATCTTTTCCGATTAAACGAATCAGACGAAATGGTAATTCTAAAGATTTCAAAATGTTTTGAACGTGTAAAATCATTTCCTCTAAATAATAAAAAGAAGTATCAGAAGTAGTAATTTGAATAACTTCTACTTTTTCGAATTGATGCAGTCTATTTAATCCTCGTACTTTAGATCCATAAGATCCAGCTTCTCTTCTAAAACAAGATGTATACGTAGTGGCTTTTATAGGTAAGTCTCTATAATTTAATAGATTATTTCTATAACAGTTCATAAGAGGAATTTCTCCAGTTGGAATAAGATAAAAATTATCTTTTTCTATAAAATACATTTGACCTTCTTTATCCGGAATTTGGCCTGTAGAATAGCCTGATATTTCATTAATAAGATAAGGAAAACTGTACTCCTTATAAGAAGCTTGTATATTTTTATCTAAGAAATATTGAATTAAACTTCTTTGCAGTTTAGCGCCTCTTCCAATATATACTGGAAATCCAGATCCACATATTTTTGCTCCTAAATATAAATCAAATAACTGAAATTTTTTTGCTAACTCCCAATGAGGAAGAGCATTTTCAATTTTTATTGAATCAGGAGGTGCTTCTTGAAAAAGAAAATCGTCTTTTTCTAAATTCTTTTTTACTATTTCATCAGGAATATTAGGAATTTGATCTAATTTTTTTTCTAAATTTTGAATAATATTTTTTAATTGAATACGAAGATTTTTTTTTTTCTTTTTTAAAGAAGAAGATTCATCTTTTAAAGATTTTATTAGAAATTTTTTTCCATTTTTATCACCTATAATATGGCTTATTTCTTTGGAAATTTTATTTTCATTCTCTGAGATTTTATTGATCTCATATTGTATTTGTTTCTTCCTATTATCTAAGATGAGGATCTCATCTATTAAGTTTCTTTTTTCAAATTTTCTTTTTTCTAGTCCTGATAAAATTTTTTCCCTGTTTTTACGTATGAAAGAGACTTGAAGCATAGAGAAAATTAAAATCGTATTTCTAAGTCTTCACAAGATACAAATAATATATTTTCTATCTTTGCATAATGCGTGAATCTTTTTTTCATAAAAAATTTGATCAATACTTTTTAAAAGACAAAAATATAGCTAAGAAAATTGTCAAGAATCTTTCTTATAAAAATTATAATACTGTAGTTGAAATAGGTCCAGGATTAGGAATATTGACTCGTTATTTATTAACTCCATGGAACAAACTATTTTTAATAGAAATTGATAAAAAATTAATCCTGTTTTTAAGAAAAAATTTTTCAGTTTCTAAAAATCAAATCATACATAAAGATTTTTTACAATGGAATCCTGAAGAAATGAATCTAACAAATTTCGCAATAATTGGAAATTTTCCTTATAGAATTTCTTCTCAAATTTTATTTCATATATTAAAATATAATCAATATATCCCAGAATGTATTGGGATGTTTCAAAAAGAAGTAGCAGAACGTATCACATCTCATGAAGGAAATAAAACCTATGGAATTTTATCTGTTCTCGTACAAACATTTTATGAAGTGAAATATCTGTTTACAGTAAATAAACATGTTTTTTTTCCTATTCCAAATGTAAAATCTGCCGTAATTTCCTTAAAGAAAAAAGAAAGAAAAATTTTCTGTAATAAGGATCTTTTATTTCAATGTGTAAAAATAGCTTTTAATCAAAGAAGGAAAACATTAAAAAATGCTTTACAATATTTTATTAAAGAAATACCAAATTATTATAACCTCCCATTCTTAAATAAAAGAGCAGAACAATTATCTGTAAAAGATTTTCTTCAATTAACAAAAGAAATAGAAAATAGAAAATGACTCAATTATTAAATGGAAATAAATTAGCTCTCGATATAAGAAAAGAAATTTCCGATGAAATAGAAAAAAGCATACGAAATA
Encoded here:
- a CDS encoding dihydrofolate reductase, whose product is MKIILISAISSNGFIGKNNQLMWHLPNDLKRFKNMTFGETILMGRKTFESIGKILPGRRNIILTKKNKIHFFSSNKTNPCGTFEVYSSLKQVYDLNYKKIFVIGGEEIYTSTIDKAHIIELTVIHKKFYGDAKFPKISLRKWKKKYEFFHEKDKHHLYNYSFIQYERKD
- a CDS encoding pyruvate dehydrogenase complex E1 component subunit beta; this encodes MKEKTFREVLAEAMSEEMRRDKAVYLMGEEVAQYNGAYKASKGMLEEFGPKRVIDTPISELGFSGIGVGSAMNGCRPIIEFMTFNFSLVAMDQIINNAAKIRYMSGGQWNIPIVFRGPTGSAGQLGATHSQSFESWYASCPGLKVVIPCNPYDAKGLLKSAIRDNNPVIFMESEQMYGDKMMIPEEEYILPIGKAEVKKEGTDISLVSFGKIMKMALNIANKLDRENISVEVIDIRTIRPLDYESILFSVKKTNRLVILEESWPFSSIASEVSYVIQKKAFDYLDAPISRITLLDTPAPYSSNLIKAWFPNEEKIIKTIKETLYII
- the metF gene encoding methylenetetrahydrofolate reductase [NAD(P)H]; translated protein: MKVTDHIAKAKKSLFSFEILPPLRGHDIKDIFSTLDPLMEFNPPFIDVTYHREEFIYVEKENGLLQRKTISRRPGTVGICAAIMNKYGIDAVPHLICGGFNRQMTENALIDLNFLGIDNVLVLRGDPLKSEKSFFSKKNGHQYAVELVEQVQNLNMGKYLDNTFEQKDSPLFDFCIGIAGYPEKHLEAPNMESDLFFLKKKVEAGANYIVTQMFFDNKKYFSFVKKCRSEGVDVPIIPGIKPISSKKQLNSLPSRFYLNIPHELVKEIEKVKDKKMVSHIGIEWAIQQSKELKDSGVEVIHYYTMDKPENIYQIVQAVY
- a CDS encoding valine--tRNA ligase, translating into MDIPIKYDPKSVEKRIYHHWMNENYFFSLPGKKAPYTILMPPPNITGVLHIGHILNNTIQDILIRYARMKGYNPCWIPGMDHASIATEAKVVHQLKEKGLSKILIGREKFLSHVSEWSEKHKNIILNQLKKLGCSCDWNRVQFTMNNKLSKSVTEVFIDLYNQGYIYRGYRVVNWDPEAKTTISDEEVFYREQKGKLFYIKYPIEGEKYFVTIATTRPETMFGDTAICFHPDDNRYFHLKGKYARIPIINRLIPIIQDSYVDPSFGSGCLKITPAHDINDKAIADTYHLEIIDIFNEDATLNEKCLHYQGMDRFEVRKNIIKELSSLEVLSKVDNFNQKIGFSERTKTVVEQKLSLQWFLKMKKMSIPAVEAVKNGEIQFYPSKFKKIYFQWMDKIRDWNISRQLWWGHRIPVYYYGNSKNDFVVAENLEQALIKAKIKSHDPHLKENEIRQESDVLDTWFSSWILPMSVFDGIIHPHNREISYYYPTEDLVTGSDILFFWVSRMIMAGFFFRKQKPFKRVFFTGIVRDDKNQKISKSLNNSPNPVDLIEKYGADAVRMGIMLRASAGKDFHFEENICLLGRNFSNKIWNAFRLIKSWKIEEKNKDFPEASKKAIRWFENRFYHVLEIFEKNFHQYKFDESLMILYKLIWNDFCSWFLEIIKPVFGKGISKPVYSNTIKWFENVLKLLHPYMPFLSEEIWSLLQKRTREEALIISSWPKKKSYNQKILVSFEKAVQIISQIRSIRNKMNIPYKKSLVFFYMKEGIEKEYHSIILKLANLSQIIHVLKKPKKEQFFSFFLGTDKYFLYLDRKYSSNKIDLIQIEKKIQYFYNLLSMIRKNLSNNKYVKSVPKEILLKEKKKESDTLKKIVHLEEFLKRKNKNLD
- a CDS encoding bifunctional nuclease family protein; translation: MEQLIRLAIRGISLSQIQSGIYVLLLEEESGRIKLPIIIESLQAQSIAYALGKRDPSRSFTHDLFITFSKAFHIKLKAVVIYKLLNGIFFSYILFEGENKEHKIDSKTSDAVALAVRFQAPIYTTKEIFDKAGIYFENGFPIENKENETSSEGGIENSVQLSFKKENSQKDLEKMTERDLNVLLNHAVVNECYELAARIKKELDRRE